From Streptomyces sp. NBC_01426, a single genomic window includes:
- a CDS encoding type I polyketide synthase, which produces MSNETKSNEPAASTDQAVSKEQKMVEYLKWVTTDLQKTRQRVAELEAGQDEPVAIVGMACRFPGGVTSPETLWKLVMDEADGITDWPEDRGWDIDALYDPERGKPGKSYTKKGGFLAGAALFDPGFFGISPREALAMDPQQRVLLETAWETFEQAGIDPTSLRGTPVGVFAGVVEQSYLGLEGPEELEGYLMTSKLSAVASGRIAYSFGFEGPAVSVDTACSSSLVALHLAVQSVRKGESSMALAGGSTVSGNPSGFVDFSRQNGLAEDGRIKSFAAAADGTAWSEGVGLLLVEKLSDARRNGHEVLAVIRGSAVNQDGASNGLTAPNGPSQERVIHQALAAAKLFAADVDAVEAHGTGTRLGDPIEAQALLATYGQNRPADRPLHLGSLKSNIGHSVAAAGAGGVIKMIMAMRHGVLPRTLNIDEPTPMVDWDAGAVSLLTEARPWPAGGAPRRAGISAFGVSGTNAHVILEEPPTEEASEEAQPAGDAPVRALPFLPWTLGAKTPDALADQARRLLELVEADAGPSPLDVAYSLATGRAALEQRAVVVGADRDALLDGLRSLAAGAPDASVVRGAKAGGHTAFVFTGQGAQRAGMGEELYAHFPVYAEAFDAVAAELDKHLDRPIREVIASGTDLDETGYTQPALFAVEVALYRLVESWGITPDHLAGHSIGELTAAHIAGVLDLADTAKLVVARARLMQALPTGGAMIAVQATEAEVLPLLEGLEDRLSIAAVNGPTSVVVSGDEEAALQVAEKLAERGRKSKRLTVSHAFHSPHMNGMLEEFRKVAATLTYNKPQLPVISTLTGKLATGDDLRTPGYWTDQVRGAVRFTDAVHTMEQFGATTFVEIGPDAVLAGLVRDTLTDATAVPLLRRGRPDAETLVSGLGRLHTAGVPVGWRAFFADTGARRADLPTYAFQHERYWVETSGIVADASDLGLESADHPLLGAAVTIAGSDQVLFTSRLSLRTHPWLADHIVLGQILVPATALIEMAIRAGDELGSTVLDDLSILGPLALPEKGGIHLQVSVGSAAGGGRRELAIYSRPDNADVPWTLNARGHLSFQGADEPFALTEWPPAGAEEVPLHDAYEKLATQGYVYGPVYRGLDAVWRRDDEVYAEVSLPDGSRTSQAGFGLHPALLEVALAASCLASYGTVPEGAVWISTDWKGVRLYATGASKLRVRLSLDADDALVVQLADQSGQPVARVASVACRAIAVGEVSNALARRRDSLFHVDWAPYPVVATGDTTHWATLGKDGFGDRRFTDVARAARVIGAGERVDVVLARQETPDTGDRAADVHTAARDALALVQNWLAEERLTDTRLVVLTRGGVAARDEDVTDLGAATVWGLLRSAQSENPGRIVLVDHDLDLDDPAADPFAVLASVVASGEPQSAVRAGQVLIPRLGRISESAAGRTGEWNPDGTVLITGGTGSLGALFARHLVVEHGVRNLLLTSRRGLAAEGAGALAAELTSLGARVTIAACDVADREALAAVLADVPRSHPLTGVLHTAGVLDDGLIGSQTPERLSAVLRPKVDASWNLHELTKDLDLSAFVLFSSIAAVVGGPGQSTYSAANHFLDGLAQHRKARGLAATSLAWGLWSQTSGMTGHLDQADLQRIARSGFRPVESEQGPALLDIALETGHAALVATPMDLATLREQVQVPVLLSKLVRTPARRTAQNTEVTTETLADRLAGLAAEEQSRAVLEVVLAQVSAVLGHSDTSAIDTGQPFSALGFDSLTSVELRNQLGTATGLKLPPTLVFDHPTPLALAAFLHGEVASSSAGRKGTDYAAEIRLADDIRPAQEVVRTAVDPKEILLTGASGFLGAFLLRDLMRGTTGRVRCLVRGEDEASALERLKANARWYRVWDEIDEDRLSIVLGDLAEPRLGLTEEAFDALARTVDVVYHNGARVHWLHPYETLKASNVTGTEEVLRLAARHRTVPVHYVSTVGVFNGVREPGVPLKVTDPTGPAEALASGYLRSKWVAEQIIGLARDRGLPVSVYRVDVISGDQVNGACQTADFVWLTLKGLVQSRSIPKGTEGRFHLLPVDYVSAAITGISRQPGAMGRTFHLFNQSSLALTRCAEFLRGLGYELDEVSWDNWNTTVKAGDNALLPLLDAFEMMTSDTDGFYPPIDTTETAAALAGTGVEIPVLTKELFEKYVGFFVEEGHFPAAP; this is translated from the coding sequence ATGTCCAATGAGACCAAGTCCAACGAACCGGCAGCGTCCACGGACCAGGCTGTTTCCAAAGAACAGAAGATGGTCGAGTACCTCAAGTGGGTGACCACCGACCTTCAGAAGACGAGGCAGCGGGTCGCGGAACTGGAGGCCGGCCAGGACGAGCCGGTCGCCATCGTCGGCATGGCCTGCCGCTTCCCGGGCGGGGTGACCTCTCCGGAGACCCTGTGGAAGCTGGTCATGGACGAGGCCGACGGGATCACCGACTGGCCCGAGGACCGCGGCTGGGACATCGACGCCCTCTACGACCCGGAGCGCGGCAAGCCCGGCAAGTCGTACACGAAGAAGGGCGGGTTCCTTGCGGGCGCGGCCCTCTTCGACCCCGGCTTCTTCGGGATCTCGCCCCGTGAGGCGCTCGCCATGGACCCGCAGCAGCGGGTGCTGTTGGAGACCGCGTGGGAGACCTTCGAGCAGGCGGGCATCGACCCGACCTCACTGCGGGGCACCCCGGTCGGCGTGTTCGCGGGCGTGGTGGAGCAGAGCTATCTGGGGCTGGAGGGCCCCGAGGAGCTTGAGGGCTATCTGATGACGAGCAAGTTGAGCGCCGTCGCCTCGGGCCGCATCGCGTACTCCTTCGGTTTCGAGGGCCCGGCCGTGTCCGTGGACACGGCGTGCTCCTCCTCGCTGGTGGCCCTGCACCTGGCGGTGCAGTCGGTCCGCAAGGGCGAGTCGTCCATGGCGCTGGCGGGCGGTTCGACGGTGTCGGGCAACCCGAGCGGGTTCGTCGACTTCTCGCGGCAGAACGGGCTGGCCGAGGACGGCCGGATCAAGTCGTTCGCCGCGGCGGCCGACGGCACCGCCTGGTCGGAGGGCGTCGGTCTGCTGCTCGTCGAGAAGCTGTCGGACGCCCGGCGCAACGGCCACGAGGTCCTCGCCGTGATCCGCGGCAGCGCCGTCAACCAGGACGGCGCCTCCAACGGGCTGACCGCCCCCAACGGCCCCTCCCAGGAGCGGGTCATCCACCAGGCGTTGGCCGCCGCGAAGCTGTTCGCGGCCGACGTGGACGCGGTGGAGGCGCACGGCACCGGGACCCGGCTCGGCGACCCGATCGAGGCGCAGGCGCTGCTGGCCACCTACGGGCAGAACCGCCCGGCGGACCGGCCGCTGCACCTGGGCTCGTTGAAGTCGAACATCGGGCACAGCGTCGCGGCGGCCGGCGCGGGCGGCGTCATCAAGATGATCATGGCGATGCGGCACGGGGTGCTGCCCAGGACCCTGAACATCGACGAGCCGACCCCGATGGTCGACTGGGACGCGGGCGCCGTCTCCTTGCTGACCGAGGCCCGCCCGTGGCCCGCCGGCGGCGCGCCGCGCCGCGCCGGCATCTCCGCCTTCGGCGTCAGCGGCACCAACGCCCACGTCATCCTGGAGGAGCCGCCGACCGAGGAGGCCTCCGAGGAGGCGCAGCCGGCCGGCGACGCGCCCGTCCGCGCGCTCCCCTTCCTGCCGTGGACGCTGGGCGCGAAGACCCCCGACGCGCTCGCCGACCAGGCCCGGCGCCTGCTGGAGCTGGTGGAGGCCGATGCCGGACCCTCCCCGCTGGACGTGGCGTACTCGCTGGCCACCGGCCGTGCGGCGCTGGAGCAGCGCGCGGTGGTCGTCGGCGCCGACCGGGACGCGCTGCTGGACGGCCTGCGCTCGCTGGCCGCCGGCGCACCGGACGCGAGCGTGGTGCGGGGCGCGAAGGCGGGCGGCCACACGGCGTTCGTCTTCACCGGCCAGGGCGCGCAGCGTGCCGGGATGGGCGAGGAGCTGTACGCGCACTTCCCCGTGTACGCCGAGGCCTTCGACGCGGTCGCCGCCGAGCTGGACAAGCATCTGGACCGGCCGATCCGCGAGGTCATCGCCTCGGGCACGGACCTGGACGAGACGGGCTACACCCAGCCGGCCCTGTTCGCCGTCGAGGTGGCCCTGTACCGCCTCGTCGAGTCCTGGGGGATCACCCCCGACCACCTCGCCGGGCACTCCATCGGCGAGCTGACGGCCGCCCACATCGCGGGCGTCCTCGACCTCGCGGACACCGCGAAGCTGGTGGTCGCCCGGGCGCGGCTGATGCAGGCCCTGCCCACGGGCGGCGCCATGATCGCCGTCCAGGCCACGGAGGCGGAGGTGCTGCCGCTCCTCGAAGGCCTGGAGGACCGGCTCTCGATCGCCGCCGTCAACGGCCCGACCTCCGTCGTCGTCTCCGGCGACGAGGAGGCGGCTCTCCAGGTCGCCGAGAAGCTCGCCGAACGGGGCCGCAAGAGCAAGCGCCTGACGGTCTCGCACGCCTTCCACTCCCCCCACATGAACGGCATGCTGGAGGAGTTCCGAAAGGTCGCGGCCACCCTCACCTACAACAAGCCGCAGCTGCCCGTCATCTCCACCCTCACCGGCAAGCTCGCCACCGGCGACGACCTGCGCACCCCCGGCTACTGGACCGACCAGGTCCGCGGCGCCGTCCGCTTCACCGACGCGGTCCACACCATGGAGCAGTTCGGCGCGACGACCTTCGTCGAGATCGGCCCCGACGCCGTCCTGGCCGGGCTGGTCCGCGACACCCTCACCGACGCGACGGCCGTGCCGCTGCTGCGCCGGGGCCGCCCCGACGCCGAGACCCTCGTCAGCGGGCTCGGCCGGCTCCACACGGCGGGCGTTCCCGTCGGGTGGCGGGCGTTCTTCGCCGACACGGGCGCCCGCCGCGCCGACCTGCCGACGTACGCCTTCCAGCACGAGCGGTACTGGGTCGAGACCAGCGGGATCGTGGCTGACGCCTCCGACCTGGGCCTCGAATCGGCGGACCACCCGCTGCTCGGCGCCGCGGTCACCATCGCCGGCTCCGACCAGGTCCTGTTCACCAGCCGGCTCTCGCTGCGCACCCATCCCTGGCTCGCGGACCACATCGTCCTGGGCCAGATCCTGGTGCCGGCGACCGCGCTGATCGAGATGGCGATCCGCGCCGGCGACGAGCTGGGCAGCACCGTCCTCGACGACCTGTCGATCCTCGGCCCGCTGGCCCTGCCCGAGAAGGGCGGCATCCACCTCCAGGTCAGCGTGGGCTCCGCCGCCGGCGGCGGCCGCCGCGAGCTGGCGATCTACTCGCGGCCCGACAACGCCGACGTGCCGTGGACCCTCAACGCCCGCGGTCACCTCAGCTTCCAGGGCGCCGACGAGCCGTTCGCGCTCACCGAGTGGCCGCCCGCCGGGGCCGAGGAGGTCCCGCTGCACGACGCGTACGAGAAGCTCGCCACGCAGGGCTACGTCTACGGCCCGGTCTACCGGGGCCTGGACGCCGTCTGGCGCCGCGACGACGAGGTGTACGCCGAGGTGAGCCTGCCCGACGGCAGCCGCACCAGCCAGGCCGGTTTCGGTCTGCACCCGGCCCTCCTCGAAGTCGCGCTGGCGGCCTCCTGCCTCGCGAGCTACGGCACCGTCCCCGAGGGCGCGGTCTGGATCTCCACCGACTGGAAGGGCGTCCGGCTGTACGCGACCGGCGCCTCCAAGCTGCGCGTACGGCTCTCGCTCGACGCCGACGACGCGCTGGTCGTCCAGCTCGCCGACCAGAGCGGACAGCCCGTCGCCCGGGTCGCGTCGGTCGCCTGCCGGGCCATCGCCGTCGGCGAGGTCTCCAACGCCCTGGCCCGCCGGCGCGACTCCCTCTTCCACGTCGACTGGGCGCCCTACCCGGTCGTCGCCACCGGGGACACCACCCACTGGGCGACCCTGGGCAAGGACGGTTTCGGGGACCGCCGGTTCACCGACGTGGCCCGGGCCGCGCGGGTCATCGGCGCCGGCGAACGCGTCGACGTCGTCCTGGCCCGCCAGGAGACCCCCGACACCGGGGACCGGGCCGCCGACGTGCACACGGCGGCCCGGGACGCGCTGGCCCTCGTACAGAACTGGCTGGCCGAGGAACGCCTGACCGACACCCGGCTGGTGGTCCTCACCCGCGGCGGCGTGGCCGCCCGCGACGAGGACGTCACCGACCTGGGCGCGGCCACCGTGTGGGGCCTGCTGCGCTCCGCGCAGTCCGAGAACCCCGGCCGGATCGTGCTCGTCGACCACGACCTCGACCTGGACGACCCCGCCGCCGACCCGTTCGCGGTACTGGCCTCGGTGGTCGCCTCCGGGGAACCGCAGTCGGCCGTCCGTGCCGGGCAGGTGCTGATACCGCGCCTGGGCCGGATCTCCGAGTCGGCCGCGGGCCGCACCGGCGAGTGGAACCCCGACGGCACCGTCCTGATCACCGGCGGCACCGGCAGCCTCGGCGCCCTGTTCGCCCGGCACCTGGTCGTCGAGCACGGCGTACGGAACCTGCTGCTCACCAGCCGGCGCGGTCTCGCCGCGGAGGGGGCGGGCGCGCTCGCGGCCGAACTGACCTCGCTCGGCGCCCGGGTGACCATCGCGGCCTGCGACGTCGCCGACCGGGAGGCGCTGGCCGCGGTGCTGGCGGACGTCCCGCGTTCGCACCCGCTGACCGGTGTCCTGCACACCGCCGGAGTCCTGGACGACGGGCTGATCGGATCGCAGACCCCGGAACGGCTCTCGGCGGTGCTGCGGCCCAAGGTCGACGCCTCGTGGAACCTGCACGAGCTGACGAAGGACCTGGACCTGTCCGCCTTCGTGCTCTTCTCGTCGATCGCGGCGGTCGTCGGCGGTCCCGGCCAGTCCACGTACTCGGCCGCGAACCACTTCCTCGACGGGCTCGCCCAGCACCGCAAGGCCCGGGGCCTCGCCGCGACGTCGCTCGCCTGGGGCCTGTGGTCCCAGACCAGCGGCATGACCGGTCACCTCGACCAGGCCGACCTCCAGCGCATCGCCCGCAGCGGCTTCCGCCCCGTGGAGTCCGAGCAGGGTCCCGCCCTGCTGGACATCGCGTTGGAGACCGGTCACGCGGCGCTGGTCGCCACCCCGATGGACCTCGCGACCCTGCGGGAGCAGGTCCAGGTGCCGGTGCTGCTGAGCAAGCTGGTCCGCACGCCGGCCCGCCGGACCGCCCAGAACACCGAGGTCACCACGGAGACCCTGGCGGACCGGCTGGCCGGGCTGGCGGCCGAGGAGCAGTCGCGGGCGGTGCTGGAGGTCGTCCTCGCGCAGGTCTCGGCGGTCCTCGGGCACTCCGACACCTCGGCGATCGACACCGGGCAGCCGTTCTCGGCGCTGGGCTTCGACTCGCTCACCTCGGTCGAGCTGCGCAACCAGTTGGGCACGGCCACCGGCCTCAAGCTGCCGCCGACGCTGGTCTTCGACCACCCGACGCCGCTCGCGCTCGCCGCGTTCCTGCACGGCGAGGTCGCCAGCAGTTCCGCCGGCCGCAAGGGAACGGACTACGCGGCGGAAATCCGGCTCGCCGACGACATCCGGCCCGCGCAGGAGGTCGTACGGACCGCCGTGGACCCGAAGGAGATCCTGCTGACGGGGGCCAGCGGCTTCCTCGGCGCGTTCCTGCTGCGGGACCTGATGCGCGGCACCACGGGCCGGGTGCGCTGCCTGGTCCGCGGCGAGGACGAGGCCTCGGCCCTGGAGCGGCTGAAGGCCAACGCCCGCTGGTACCGGGTGTGGGACGAGATCGACGAGGACCGGCTGTCGATCGTCCTCGGCGACCTGGCCGAGCCGCGGCTCGGTCTGACCGAGGAGGCCTTCGACGCCCTCGCCCGCACCGTCGACGTGGTCTACCACAACGGCGCCCGGGTGCACTGGCTGCACCCGTACGAGACCCTCAAGGCCTCGAACGTGACGGGTACGGAGGAGGTGCTGCGGCTCGCGGCGCGCCACCGCACCGTGCCGGTGCACTACGTCTCCACCGTCGGTGTCTTCAACGGGGTGCGCGAGCCCGGCGTCCCGCTGAAGGTGACCGACCCGACCGGGCCGGCCGAGGCCCTCGCGAGCGGGTACCTGCGCTCCAAGTGGGTCGCGGAGCAGATCATCGGGCTGGCCCGGGACCGGGGCCTGCCGGTCTCGGTCTACCGCGTCGACGTGATCTCCGGCGACCAGGTCAACGGCGCCTGCCAGACCGCCGACTTCGTGTGGCTGACGCTGAAGGGGCTGGTCCAGTCCCGGAGCATCCCCAAGGGCACCGAGGGCCGCTTCCACCTGCTGCCGGTCGACTACGTCAGCGCGGCCATCACCGGCATCTCGCGGCAGCCCGGCGCGATGGGCCGCACCTTCCACCTCTTCAACCAGAGTTCGCTGGCCCTGACCCGGTGCGCCGAGTTCCTGCGCGGCCTGGGCTACGAGCTCGACGAGGTGAGCTGGGACAACTGGAACACCACGGTGAAGGCGGGCGACAACGCGCTGCTGCCGCTGTTGGACGCCTTCGAGATGATGACGTCCGACACCGACGGGTTCTACCCGCCGATCGACACCACCGAGACGGCGGCGGCGCTGGCCGGGACCGGCGTCGAGATCCCCGTGCTGACGAAGGAGCTGTTCGAGAAGTACGTCGGCTTCTTCGTCGAGGAAGGCCACTTCCCGGCGGCCCCGTGA